One Phycisphaerae bacterium RAS2 DNA window includes the following coding sequences:
- the pepT gene encoding Peptidase T yields the protein MDTLLDRFLRYVKVESTAAEDSKTYPSTPGQLEMGKLLASELRDLKIADAAQDEHGIVMGTVPGNVPGAPTICWCSHVDTSPEFTAKDVKPQIIKNYDGKDITLPGDKSRVIKVAECDALKHLKGKTLITTDGTTLLGADDKAGVAVIMTAAAHLIAHPELKHGPIRVVFTCDEEIGHGTDKLDLKKIGAHVAYTLDGEDEGNIENETWSADLATVTITGKNIHPGFAKGRMINAIRLAAEFIAQIPMDMAPETTEGRVGFLHPYVLDGGVPEVRLKVLLRSFVTAELKQQADRLRAIADAVMKKHPGCAIKIEQTEQYRNMLEYLAKEPRATKLAEQAMKNAGLTPKYQSIRGGTDGSKLSEKGLPTPNLSVGMHNFHSPLEFACLEQMESSVKVLVELAQLWGKEKV from the coding sequence ATGGACACGCTGCTTGATCGCTTTCTTCGATACGTCAAAGTCGAATCGACCGCCGCGGAAGATTCCAAGACTTATCCCAGCACGCCCGGACAGCTTGAGATGGGCAAGCTGCTGGCGAGCGAGCTGCGCGATCTGAAGATCGCTGACGCAGCGCAGGATGAACACGGCATCGTGATGGGGACGGTGCCGGGGAACGTGCCCGGCGCACCGACGATCTGCTGGTGTTCGCACGTCGATACCTCACCGGAGTTCACGGCGAAGGACGTCAAGCCGCAGATAATCAAGAACTACGACGGCAAAGATATCACGCTGCCTGGCGACAAGTCGCGCGTCATCAAAGTCGCCGAGTGCGACGCGCTCAAGCATCTCAAGGGCAAGACGCTTATCACCACCGACGGGACGACCCTGCTGGGGGCCGACGACAAGGCCGGCGTGGCGGTCATCATGACGGCTGCGGCGCACCTGATCGCGCACCCCGAGTTGAAGCACGGACCGATCCGCGTCGTGTTCACCTGCGACGAGGAGATTGGGCACGGCACGGACAAGCTTGATCTCAAGAAGATCGGCGCGCATGTCGCCTACACCCTCGACGGCGAGGACGAGGGCAACATCGAGAACGAGACGTGGTCGGCCGACCTGGCGACGGTGACGATCACGGGCAAGAACATTCACCCCGGCTTCGCCAAAGGGCGGATGATCAACGCGATTCGACTGGCGGCGGAGTTCATCGCGCAGATTCCGATGGACATGGCCCCGGAGACGACGGAAGGCCGCGTTGGATTTTTGCATCCGTATGTATTGGACGGCGGCGTACCCGAAGTGCGGCTGAAGGTGCTGCTGCGGAGTTTCGTGACGGCCGAGTTAAAGCAGCAGGCGGATCGGCTTCGCGCGATCGCCGATGCGGTGATGAAGAAGCATCCGGGCTGCGCGATCAAGATCGAGCAGACCGAGCAATACCGCAACATGCTGGAGTATCTGGCCAAGGAACCGCGTGCGACGAAGCTGGCCGAGCAGGCGATGAAGAACGCCGGCCTGACGCCGAAATACCAGTCGATCCGCGGTGGGACGGACGGCTCGAAGTTGAGCGAGAAAGGCCTGCCGACGCCGAACCTGTCGGTCGGCATGCACAATTTTCACTCGCCGCTGGAGTTCGCGTGCCTCGAGCAGATGGAAAGCTCGGTTAAGGTGCTGGTGGAGCTGGCGCAGCTATGGGGGAAGGAGAAAGTCTAG
- a CDS encoding OPT oligopeptide transporter protein codes for MSDPNVVATHLPENAYRELKPGETYTPMVPASVTVPEITGRSIAFGIIMNVIFSMAATYLALKVGQGIETAIPISILSVGLAGVLARAGFRKSSLLENVNVLAISTTSGIVAGGTVFTMPAIYLLKLNENLKLTDTQLFLQIFFVPFLGAVLGVVFLVPFRGYFVRLMHGKLPFPEATATNEILATGAGGGGGQAWVLIYSFLLAVVYNFISVAMKVFNAVFTTGETTLSVGKRTIETYAFPRLESFTKSVKAVFSLGTSAAFLGLGFIIGLRYATIICCGSFVSCFVLVPLFAGADLSQLQTLNPAIKGTSPEAIFSYIPRIIGIGGIFAAGLISIIKMSKIIFTALREAIGGLLRSRGDSAHPARTEHDMSYTTLLLLLLGTTLAMFLYFRFSVLATLADATRLSLIATLLALILSFLFTTVSAWAIAMISTTPLSGMTVTTIIITAAALLGAGLPKGDVGMMAVLLVGGVVCTALSMAATLVTEFKIGYWIGATPRKIQWSAILSALLASALVTATIMVLAYKPGYIKTDVNLDPLTAPQANLMKSTLESFVGSGGQVPWTLYATGAVLAVIVNYLGISPLAFMLGMYLPMHINTPILVGAIVAALVGRGNEKDPRTKARKDKGVLVASGLIAGAAIIDVLINALAIFDEQKLATSASPQGRVMPWLDMPRRWLETATSPEDLARYTNTLGLVAFLVLCLLVYLDCRRAKPGASTGPSLQH; via the coding sequence ATGTCCGACCCAAATGTCGTCGCAACGCACCTTCCAGAGAATGCCTACCGCGAGTTGAAGCCCGGCGAGACGTACACGCCGATGGTCCCGGCTTCGGTGACCGTCCCCGAGATCACCGGGCGCTCGATCGCCTTCGGCATCATCATGAACGTCATCTTCTCGATGGCGGCGACGTACCTCGCGCTGAAGGTCGGCCAAGGCATCGAGACGGCGATTCCGATTTCGATCCTGTCGGTCGGGCTGGCCGGTGTATTGGCCCGCGCTGGTTTTCGGAAGAGTTCATTGCTGGAAAACGTCAATGTCCTGGCGATCAGTACGACCAGCGGCATCGTCGCCGGCGGCACGGTTTTCACCATGCCGGCAATTTATCTGTTGAAGCTGAACGAGAACCTGAAACTCACGGATACACAACTGTTTCTTCAGATTTTTTTCGTGCCGTTTCTGGGCGCGGTCCTCGGGGTCGTATTTCTGGTGCCTTTCCGCGGATATTTCGTGCGTTTGATGCACGGCAAGCTGCCATTTCCTGAAGCCACGGCGACGAATGAAATTCTTGCCACCGGTGCGGGCGGCGGCGGCGGGCAAGCCTGGGTGCTGATCTACTCTTTCCTGCTGGCCGTTGTCTACAACTTCATCTCCGTCGCGATGAAGGTGTTCAACGCCGTGTTCACAACAGGTGAAACCACCCTGTCCGTCGGCAAACGCACGATTGAAACATACGCTTTCCCACGACTGGAGTCGTTCACCAAAAGCGTGAAAGCGGTCTTCTCGCTCGGCACGAGCGCCGCGTTTCTCGGCTTGGGATTCATCATCGGCCTGCGATATGCCACCATCATCTGCTGCGGTTCGTTCGTTTCGTGTTTTGTCCTGGTGCCGCTCTTTGCCGGCGCCGATCTGTCGCAACTTCAAACGCTGAATCCCGCCATCAAAGGAACTTCTCCAGAGGCCATCTTCAGCTACATCCCGCGCATCATTGGAATCGGCGGGATTTTTGCCGCAGGCCTTATCTCCATCATCAAGATGAGCAAGATTATCTTCACGGCGCTGCGCGAAGCGATCGGCGGTCTGTTGCGATCTCGTGGGGATAGCGCGCACCCTGCTCGAACCGAACATGACATGAGTTACACCACGCTGCTGCTGCTCCTGCTTGGCACGACGCTTGCGATGTTCCTGTATTTCCGGTTTAGCGTGCTGGCCACCCTCGCAGATGCCACGCGACTTTCTCTTATCGCCACCCTGCTCGCACTGATTCTATCCTTCCTCTTCACGACGGTTTCGGCCTGGGCGATCGCCATGATCTCCACGACGCCCCTGTCAGGCATGACGGTGACGACGATCATCATCACAGCCGCTGCACTGCTGGGCGCGGGTCTTCCCAAAGGGGATGTGGGAATGATGGCTGTGCTGCTGGTCGGCGGCGTTGTCTGTACCGCACTGTCGATGGCCGCCACTCTCGTGACCGAGTTCAAGATCGGTTACTGGATCGGCGCAACGCCACGAAAGATCCAATGGTCGGCCATTCTCTCCGCGCTGCTCGCCTCCGCGCTCGTAACAGCCACGATCATGGTACTGGCATACAAACCAGGTTACATAAAGACTGATGTAAATCTTGATCCACTGACCGCGCCACAGGCCAACCTCATGAAAAGCACGCTGGAAAGCTTCGTCGGCTCCGGTGGACAGGTTCCCTGGACGCTATACGCGACCGGTGCCGTACTCGCCGTCATCGTCAATTATCTTGGAATCTCTCCGCTGGCGTTCATGCTGGGCATGTACTTGCCGATGCACATCAATACGCCAATCCTAGTCGGAGCAATTGTCGCCGCGCTGGTCGGCCGTGGCAACGAAAAAGACCCGCGCACCAAGGCTCGGAAGGATAAAGGTGTGCTTGTCGCATCGGGTCTCATCGCCGGCGCCGCGATCATTGACGTGTTGATCAATGCCCTCGCTATTTTCGACGAACAAAAGCTTGCGACGAGCGCCTCGCCCCAAGGCCGCGTCATGCCCTGGCTGGACATGCCGCGCCGCTGGTTGGAAACGGCAACCTCACCAGAAGATCTGGCCCGCTACACGAATACGCTCGGCCTGGTAGCATTTTTGGTGCTCTGCTTGTTGGTTTACCTGGATTGCCGCCGCGCAAAACCCGGTGCATCGACCGGTCCGTCGTTGCAGCATTAA